In the genome of Spea bombifrons isolate aSpeBom1 chromosome 11, aSpeBom1.2.pri, whole genome shotgun sequence, one region contains:
- the DPCD gene encoding protein DPCD has translation MAKQNWLESLKAAKKTALVQDGKRKVHYLFSDGKEMAEEYDAKTHELLVRKWRQKSSLGAYGQWEFEVGEAPLSGSALQQDFLKESSANPVFIRKDTKTSFQWRIRNLPYPKEVYNVSIDKTDRCCVIRTTNKKYYKKFSIPDLDRCQLDLNDSALSFAHANNTLIVTYQKPKEILSIEEGLAKELKSMKTNADGDVECKTQ, from the exons ATGGCGAAGCAGAACTGGCTGGAGAGTCTGAAGGCGGCGAAGAAAACGGCGTTAGTGCAGGATG ggAAGAGGAAAGTACATTACCTGTTTTCTGATGGCAAAGAAATGGCTGAAGAATATGATGCCAAAACACATGAACTACTAG TTAGGAAATGGAGACAGAAATCTTCCTTAGGAGCGTACGGCCAGTGGGAGTTTGAAGTCGGCGAAGCACCCCTGTCGGGTTCTGCTCTTCAGCAGGACTTCCTAAAAGAGAGCAGTGCTAAT CCTGTTTTCATAAGGAAAGACACCAAAACAAGTTTCCAGTGGCGAATTCGTAACCTGCCTTACCCTAAAGAAGTATACAATGTTAGTATAGACAAGACAGACCGGTGCTGTGTTATACGGACAACCAACAAAAA ATATTATAAAAAGTTCTCCATTCCTGACTTGGACAGATGTCAGCTCGACCTGAATGACAGCGCGTTAAGCTTTGCACACGCAAATAACACATTAATTGTTACT TATCAAAAACCCAAGGAAATCCTGTCCATTGAAGAAGGACTCGCCAAGGAGCTCAAATCTATGAAGACAAACGCAGATGGAGATGTGGAGTGCAAAACCCAGTGA
- the POLL gene encoding DNA polymerase lambda: MEPRGIVKSFPKVKRLREGGNSVGDKKKPKTHVDIQGTCFEGVRAYVLQAGIGQARSEIFQKQIIQNGGQVAVRFSGEVTHVVVDEAMDCDRAFRLLKLEKRPSGMQLVKSTWLSLCIKEKKIVNTAGYSIFIPDRYLDVKDQEKKEERRMANENYRKQHDEAPGASGGQPAACDSQTRLASDLLNVNDGKVSKMQASEEGSDVEDTNVTQGDLDALISGSRPKTGTGQAEATEKAATVSGKWVCAHSSESKKENYNQFITEKLEVLAKAYTVQGDRWRALGYSKAINALKSYHKPVTSMEEASSIPGIGKKMAAKIEEILDSGHLRKLDHISDSVAILELFSNIWGAGAKTAQSWYQQGFRTLDDVRTKAHLTSQQSIGLKHYEDFLDRMPREEAGQIEETVRKVAQNINHGLMAMACGSYRRGKESCGDVDVLITHPDGKSHKGIFSKLIDGLKSQGFLTDDLVSQEENGNQKKYMGVCRLPGQRHRRLDIIVVPYGEFACALMYFTGSAHFNRSMRALAKTKGMSLSEHSLNKDVVRSGNLKVSTGCPLPTPTEREIFEHLGLPFREPCERDW, from the exons ATGGAACCGAGAGGCATCGTcaaatccttccccaaagtaAAGAGACTGAGAGAAGGCGGTAATTCCGTTGGAGACAAGAAGAAGCCGAAGACTCATGTGGATATTCAag gaaCATGCTTTGAGGGAGTCAGAGCGTACGTTCTTCAGGCTGGTATTGGCCAGGCCCGCTCAGAAATATTTCAAAAGCAGATTATCCAGAATGGAGGTCAAGTTGCCGTCCGGTTTTCCGGAGAGGTGACGCATGTCGTAGTGGATGAAGCAATGGACTGCGATCGGGCTTTTCGGTTGCTAAAGCTGGAAAAACGTCCTTCCGGGATGCAGCTTGTGAAATCCACGTGGCTGAGCCTATGTATTAAAGAGAAGAAGATTGTCAATACTGCCGGCTACAGCATCTTCATCCCGGACAG GTACCTGGATGTGAAGGaccaagagaagaaagaagaaagacgCATGGCTAACGAGAATTACAGGAAGCAACATGATGAAGCACCAGGAGCCAGCGGTGGACAGCCCGCAGCTTGCGACTCTCAGACACGGCTTGCTTCTGATCTTTTAAACGTGAATGATGGCAAAGTCTCTAAAATGCAG GCTAGTGAAGAAGGGAGTGATGTAGAAGACACGAATGTTACACAGGGAGACCTGGATGCCTTAATCTCAGGAAGCCGTCCTAAAACCGGCACAGGCCAAGCAGAAGCAACTGAAAAAGCAGCTACGGTTTCTGGAAAGTGGGTTTGTGCTCATTCATCCGAGAGCAAGAAGGAGAATTACAACCAGTTCATTACAGAGAAGCTGGAGGTCCTGGCTAAAGCTTACACGGTCCAAGGAGACAGATGGAGAGCCCTGGGCTATTCCAAAGCCATCAATGCCCTTAAAAGTTATCATAAGCCGGTCACGTCTATGGAG GAAGCCAGCAGCATTCCTGGGATCGGAAAGAAAATGGCTGCAAAAATTGAAGAAATATTAGACAGCGGGCATTTGCGCAAACTGGACCACATCAGTGACAGCGTGGCCATATTGGAGCTGTTTTCCAATATCTGGGGAGCCGGGGCGAAGACTGCACAGTCCTGGTATCAACAG GGCTTCCGAACTCTTGACGACGTCCGCACGAAGGCGCACCTAACCTCACAACAGTCTATAGGACTAAAGCATTATGAAGATTTCTTAGACCGCATGCCCCGGGAAGAAGCAGGACAAATTGAAGAAACT GTTCGAAAAGTGGCGCAGAATATAAACCACGGGCTGATGGCGATGGCCTGTGGCTCTTACCGGAGAGGGAAGGAAAGTTGTGGCGACGTGGACGTTTTAATCACCCATCCTGACGGGAAGTCCCATAAGGGGATATTTAGCAAACTCATTGACGGGCTTAAGTCCCAAG gttttttaacAGATGATTTGGTGAGTCAAGAGGAGAATGGGAACCAAAAGAAATATATGGGGGTTTGTCGTCTTCCAGGACAAAGACACAGGAGGCTGGACATTATTGTTGTCCCCTATGGAGAGTTTGCTTGCGCGCTGATGTACTTTACTGGATCGGCACACTTCAACCGATCAATGCGTGCGTTGGCCAAAACAAAGGGAATGAGCCTATCGGAACACTCCCTCAACAAGGACGTGGTCCGTAGCGGTAATCTGAAGGTCAGCACAGGCTGTCCCTTACCTACCCCAACAGAGAGGGAGATCTTTGAGCATCTTGGCCTGCCTTTCAGAGAACCATGTGAAAGAGAC